In the Fibrobacter sp. genome, one interval contains:
- a CDS encoding DUF1846 domain-containing protein yields MFKVGFDNEAYLKTQSEKIAERIAKFGGKLYLEFGGKLFDDHHASRVLPGFAPDSKIRMLAKIKDKAEVIIAINAGDIEKNKVRGDLGITYDQDVLRLIDAFRGYGLYVSSVVLTRWQEQPSAIAYQKKLEGLGLKVYRHYPIAGYPSNIPLVVSDDGYGKNEFVETTRELVVVTAPGPGSGKMAVCLSQIYHENKRGVKAGYAKFETFPIWNIPLKHPVNLAYEAATADLNDVNMIDPFHLEAYGQTTINYNRDVEIFPVLNALFTRIMGESPYKSPTDMGVNMAGNCIIDDEAVCEAAKQEIIRRYYNTLCDVRKGNAEKDQVYKQELIMEQAQISTVDRPVIAAAVNHAELTGGPAVAIQLNDGAIITGKTSSLLGASSAALLDALKHLAKIPDEVRLLSPMVIEPIQNLKTKRLGHRNPRLHMDEALVALSVCALTDYNAKIALEKLSELRHCEVHSSVILSQVDVGVFRRLGVNLTTEPNYQSGNLYHG; encoded by the coding sequence ATGTTTAAAGTAGGTTTTGATAACGAAGCGTACCTCAAGACGCAGTCCGAAAAAATTGCCGAGCGCATAGCGAAGTTCGGCGGGAAACTTTACCTGGAATTTGGCGGCAAGCTGTTCGATGACCATCACGCATCCCGCGTGCTGCCTGGCTTCGCGCCCGATAGCAAGATTCGCATGCTTGCGAAAATCAAGGACAAGGCCGAAGTGATTATCGCCATCAACGCCGGCGACATCGAGAAGAACAAGGTCCGCGGTGACCTAGGAATCACTTACGATCAGGATGTGCTCCGCTTGATTGACGCCTTCCGCGGTTATGGCCTGTACGTGAGCTCCGTGGTGCTGACCCGCTGGCAGGAACAGCCGAGCGCCATCGCCTACCAGAAAAAATTGGAAGGACTTGGCCTCAAGGTTTACCGCCATTACCCGATTGCTGGTTACCCGAGCAACATTCCTTTGGTTGTAAGCGACGACGGTTACGGCAAGAATGAATTTGTTGAAACCACCCGCGAACTCGTGGTGGTGACGGCTCCCGGCCCCGGGAGTGGCAAGATGGCTGTTTGCCTTTCGCAGATTTACCACGAAAACAAGCGCGGCGTGAAGGCGGGCTACGCGAAGTTCGAAACGTTCCCGATTTGGAACATCCCGCTGAAGCATCCGGTGAACCTCGCGTACGAGGCTGCTACTGCCGACTTGAACGACGTGAACATGATCGACCCGTTCCACCTGGAAGCTTACGGACAAACTACCATCAACTACAACCGCGATGTGGAAATTTTCCCGGTGCTGAATGCGCTGTTTACCCGCATCATGGGCGAGTCTCCGTACAAGAGCCCCACGGACATGGGCGTGAATATGGCCGGCAATTGCATTATCGACGACGAGGCCGTTTGCGAAGCCGCCAAGCAGGAAATTATCCGCCGTTACTACAACACGCTCTGCGATGTGCGCAAGGGTAACGCCGAGAAGGACCAGGTTTACAAGCAGGAACTCATCATGGAGCAGGCGCAGATCAGTACTGTCGACCGCCCCGTGATTGCGGCTGCCGTGAACCATGCCGAATTGACCGGAGGCCCGGCCGTGGCAATCCAGTTGAATGACGGCGCCATCATTACCGGCAAGACGTCTTCTTTGCTTGGAGCCTCTTCTGCTGCCCTGCTCGACGCTTTGAAGCATCTCGCAAAGATTCCCGATGAAGTGCGCCTGCTTTCGCCGATGGTAATCGAGCCAATTCAGAACTTGAAGACCAAGCGACTCGGTCACAGAAACCCGCGCCTGCACATGGACGAGGCCCTCGTCGCGCTCTCCGTCTGTGCCCTCACGGACTACAACGCAAAAATTGCCCTCGAGAAGTTGTCGGAACTCCGCCACTGCGAAGTGCATTCGAGCGTTATCTTGTCCCAGGTTGACGTGGGCGTGTTCCGCCGCCTCGGTGTGAATCTGACCACGGAACCGAATTATCAAAGCGGCAACCTGTACCACGGTTAA